GGTCATATATCATACGTCAAAAGTTAAAGTAGGgcaaaaatcctgtaatattactctacctcctcagttcacatgattctttcacttcagCTTGTCAAAAAAtgcacagctgtccatgagggggcgtaATTTGTGTTTACCATGGTGGAGTAAAGTTGAATTATACTcgtaactgtagggggagcctagaCAAGTGTTGTCTTCAAACAATCAACTGAAAAATTACTTTTGTTTTCTGTGTAAACAGAACTATCTTGTAGGTCAACAACTGAAATGTAGAATGACACTTAATTTTACAGTTGGAAACCTGAGTAGGTCAAAATATAGTGGTCAAATATTATCTTTTTAGTGCAACAGAACACTAACATGGACATTCTGTTCAGGGTTTATATGACTGATCAATGTTAAGCATGTGAAATGTCTCCTGAATGTTATTACAGGTTCCCTCaaggatgttttatagtgttcaTTTATAGTGCCCACTTTTGACCCCTCAGGATCATTGGTGGCAAATGCCACGGTTCAGTTTTCATCAAAAAAAAGGACCAACACTAGAATTGGCCAAAAAACTAGGACATGTTCTCAAAAGGTACATTAGCAAAAACTAAGTAGATGGACCTAATGAGTTTACTGGCTTTTTCAGTGGGAAGAACTTTTACTGTATGACTGTAGTGAGGGTCAAAAACTGAAATCTAGCCACAGTTATGTCGATCAGGGAGGGACTACTGCCTAGCGACCAAGTCTTGTCTGTCAAGGTTtggtcaaaaaaaaagaaaaattctggACCCTTAAAGTGTTTGGACCCCTTAAGActagaattaaaaaaatatacaagGAAAATGGGACCActaacaaccatgcaagaccTTTGAGCACACCGACCTTGCACCCATCAGATGAACTGCACTGAACGCTGTAAATCCAGCTCCCCCTGTTTCACATCTGAAGACATCCACAGATGTTCATCTCAATCCAGTCCAGCTGAAATATTAAGAACTTGTACTCAATGGTTGTACTTAGTTTTGACTTTTGACATTAAATACATAGTGTGTGTTCTCTAAATTTTACACAGCAACATATCTTTACTGTCAggcaaaaccttgtatgtccatttttgcTTAGTtacacattttgacataaattTCTGCCAATTctatgatgaatagaccaatagaaatgctcaaaaagtatttaaaaaattcCTCTTGTAAACttgccattttttaaatacaatgtattatattttaaatgtataataaagCCTTGCAACACTTTATTACCCTGCAAGTTTATTTTTTCCACACCATATGAAAAGGCCAGCTGCCCTTAGTATTATATGAACATCTTATTACAAATGGGCCTGAAGAAAAGGACCATGATTACTTGTTGTTATATTCATGTACCATAAAGTTTCAAGTGCAATATGTTGTGGAGCTTCTAGGAAAATAAACACGTCACTCTGCAACTCCGCACCTAGTGGTCAAAATGGCATTGTGTGCACAGCCACAAAATAATTCAAGAATTATGATTCTACCACCAAATATTGGTCAATTCCATACACTGAACATATAAGCTGAATGGtgtttcacactgttacacatcaATACGAAAACAGCGCCTCTCTCACTGCAGACCCCCCTCTCCCATTAGCTTCCACACGTGTACAGCTCAGTCCAGCACCGTCTGCTTGGTGAAGGGCCGCAGTTTAACGTCCTTGTTCTTTAGCTCGCTGGCCTGTGTGTACAGCTTGTGCTCTCTGATGTAGTCTATGACGGCGTCTGGGACCAGGTATTTCACGCTGAGGCCTCGCCGCAGGGCCCGCCGGACCTCTGTGGCGCTGATCTCGTTGCGGATCCATTCCCGCACCAGGAAGACGTTGTGCCGGTGCTTGTGCAGAAGGTCGGACTCGTGCACGGCCCCTTCTGGCTGCAGCCCGCCGCGGCTCACGCACACCAGGCCGAAGCGGCCCACCACCTCCTCGATGTGCTCGTCCCTCCACAGCCCGGGTACTTTGAACGTTTCCAGGAAATCAGCACCGCAGAGCAGCTTTAGCTGGGGAGGACCTGGGGAAACGACAGACGGGATACAAACAGGCAGGTAAAGCATGGTTTAAAGGAAAGGCCAATATTCTACAGATTGGTGACACTCCTTACTAGTTGGTCTACCAtgtagataaaaaaacaaagtcagagacagaagctcatctgttgctgcacagtatgTGTTGGTCACCCTCTGGTCCCTCATTATTGCCCACAGGACATTGTcagctggatatttctggttggtggactattttcaGTACAGCTGTGATGCTGAGGTgcttaaaaactccagcagcactgctgtgtctgatctaccactcgtaccaccagcgcaacacatACTATGTCAGTGTCCTGTGTTCTGTGGGTCCccaccattgaagaacagggtgaaaggatgcGTTGTAGatgcttacctgatctgtaactGACACTGAACTGTATGTCTACTAAATTCTTGTCTATTAAACTCTAGGTTGACTGTAAATGACAaatgtctattgaatgtaatcCTCAGCCTAGCCATTACCTTAACCTCACCctgttaaggttaggttttagggttgctTCAATgataaggttaaggtcagggtaaCATTCAATAGTCATTTACACTCAAACTAGAATTCAGTTGCCTCTAgcacatattcagttgaatgtcaggtgagtaTCTACAAGGCACCTACAATGTACCTACAATGTACCAAGTAAAAATTAGCTGATATGCCAATATGCTAAATTCCAATCTGCAAAATTTAGCTAATAAACCATAACagtgtattaaaatgtgcagatgtGTGCTCTTAGTAGAGCACAGAGGGTCTCAAAAACATTTTATCTGACCAGGGTTGCCCAACCCCTTGTAGACACAATCCTACGACCACCTCATAACAACAACGCCAACTTCATTAAGGTATTAGTcataaatgtgctgttttttttcttgccttACTGGGATCATAAAACCATCTGATCTACAGGATGTCACATTAATTTCGAGGTGAATAAGCCAAATTCTATTTCTTTGATGAATTAGCTTGAAAGCCTGTGATCAAGACTGCCTGTGTCACGCACATTTTCTCACTGAATATCACTTTTAATATGAGCTAATTTGCTGTTCCAGTTCTCTTTTCTTTTGCAGTGCGAGGTGGAGGTAATTATCGGGAAATCTACAGAAAGAtgaagtgtgtgggtgtgttttggaCTGTGTATAAAAGATGAAATAAATCATATAACTGAAGTATGTTCATCTTTGAGccgcttttctttcttttttagccTTTTTGCCTTTTGTTAATTGGGGCTAAATGCAAATGACATCAAGAGAATAGGTAGTGATGTTATGTAGGTCACTGAATTTGTTCAACCAGCtctttaacatttacattcaaggcatttagcagacgttcctCTTCAGAGCGACCTCCAAAATACTCAAAATACtccgaaaatacccttagctagtttgtattggctaggGTCCAAAAGATCCCTTTAAGCTTatttactactaaatacaaaagtcagtatggagaccacaatactctgcACTGCGcctcgcccaagtactctcgaaaaggagggtcttcagccagtgtttgataatatttgttggagttactgtctgtactgtccagggaagaaggctttcttcttgatattggagcattgctgtgatgatttgattgcattcagtaacaagagcgtTGGAACAAGTCGGATGTTGGATGAGTCCTACCCCGCTAACttcatcccaactcatcccaaaagtaatggatggcccactatccatcattccagagaacacagctccactgctccacagcctaatGCTGGGGGGACTTCATACCCCATTgacatggagccaataggttgatgtttatctgctccagagagtcccgtTCTATTTGCAGTACTTTGCAGTATTTTCGCAATACAATCCCATGAATCTTCTGGAAACTTCATTCACAGTCCAGGCAAGCTTGTCAGCAGTCTAGTAATTCTGTTGTCTGTGCTCATTAGCATGCGCTCCCAAATTCCACACAAAATGAACACAAGAACCCCTGACAGAGCTGGGAGTGGCCAAAGGAAAAGAAcagcctgtttttttgttttttttagatgcagCTGACAAACTTGACAATTTATGTGCGAGAATGGGGCAATGTGGTGCctgggaaaaagaaaaaaaacagcaaaaggtGAAAGAAAGGTGGCCAGATTTCAACACTAGCTTCATAAGGGGATTAATGAATTGAGAAATAGGCGGGGCTTACCAGAAGCAGGAGGTTGTTCTGGGGGTGTGGTTTTTGTGCTTGGCCAGCGCTGCTGTACTATGCAGCTGTGGTGGTACCTGGTAGAGAAGCGAGAGGGAACAAGATGGAaacgtgtacacacacacagacacacacacacatcaaagaATGCATTGTTTCAATAATCATCTTATGGTTCAAAGTACAGTGTTCACCTCTCCCCAAACATCGCACCAAATGAAAAAGTGACCATAAGCAGCTTCAGCTTTCAAGGAATGGAGATTAAAGTGGGAGCCCATCAGGGGTAGGGGACATATCAAGATACATACTGTAGGTGCTGCTGTATGCAAAAGTATGGGCACCCCTGGCCAAATTACATATGActtgtttggacaaaagtattgggacacatgctcatttatggtttcttccaaaatcaaaggtattaaaaaagagttcatcctgcctttcttggagtaactgtctctactgtccagagaagaaggctttcttctagattttggagcactgtttggggggggggggttaaatgagcggggattgggtaattaaccctccaaattgggtagaaaatggctGGGTAGAACTGGGTAGAAAACACTGGTGTACTGACTGACGAAGGTGGCTAGCTTAACCATACAAAACTGGTATTATGGATATCGCAAGTTGTTGACTATGCCTATCTCTACAgtagtgtaaaaaaaaagtgcatgatGGAAGAAAAGTCGATAGcaattcattaaaatatatcTCAGTTGGCACAGTTAGTGACCTTTCAGATCCCTTTGAGGGGGGGTGGGTTTGTTTTCAATCCGTTTTTCAGGAAAGAGTTCATAATTCATTTGACGTTTATTAAAATCCATGTGCTGACCGCTGAACCAAGTGTACGAGagctattattatttatagctCAACGCTCTGTTTTGAAATCCCACGGAGATAAATCTGCAACTACAAATACCTTGCTGCAAATCTCCTGTCAGTCAGCAATAACAGGCAGATAACAGACTGCCTCGTCAGCTTTGATAGAGCCAACCAATTTCACTTGGCTCCAAAGCaaagcccaaaaaaaaaagaaaaaaagaaatttaaCGGCATGGTGGGCGACGCAAACGGCCCATTCATCTGAGTCTGTTAATTATCTTGGCAAGGTATTAGATCACCACTCGACAGGGGAGAATACCGCACAATAGGGTCTCTCTAAAGTGAATCATAGTGTCACATTCTGGCAAGAGTAACTGAGTCCTGGAAAAAGAGAGACATCGCACACAGGGGCTCTTGTTCAAAGCCGTACTGATTGCGGTTCCACTGCCTGGCTTAATAGTGCACCAGAGTTCATTAGAAATTAGCTACAGGCCTCATTTTGCAGAAAGCATGCTATTTGTGCTACAAACTATGTAGCGTATGgacatattaatattttatgaaTCATAAATCGTTTTTGatcaatatataaaaaaagaaacgcCCAAAATTCAATTTGTCACTTTATTTGGAAAACCATCATTTTCTCCAAACTCAAAAATGGCTTGATTTGAATTCACtgattttgtgacatcacaatttttcagcctgcagcagtttagccccgcccccttATGCACAGCTTACAAGCAGTGCTTTTTCGAATAAGGCACAGTACTCAGTGTCAGTGCTAATTGTTACCGATGGTTACCGGAGGAATACCTCCACACCACCACAcagtgcagcgccccctgctgcacAGCTGCAGATCAGTCAGACTGCTCCACGTGCATACAAGCCGGTAAACCTGGACctaggagcagtggaagaaggtCTTAGATCTTATCTTAGATCACTTCACTCCTCACACTTCAGCCCTAGCATAGAATAAGCGAGCGCAAAGAACGTGGTAAATAAAGCACTCTAATTTTGTACTGTGACTTGGGCAAGAATGAGTTGAAAACACGATGAAACCTTTCTCTAAGCCCAGCGAGGACTGATCTTATGTAAGCTTTCTGATGTAGGTTACTGAAGgacttttttttatgtagatGAATACTTTTGTTCAAGGGTTTGAGCACACAAGCAATTTAGCCAGTCATTTCTCTTAATATCTTGAGGGTGTTTTTAAATAGATAAGTGGCTGCTCAAAGCATTTCTTTGGCACGCTTGTCGCTAAATTGCTCTTTTTTTCCAGAGAACCAATTTTCTCCAATACAGAGACGTAAATAAGCAGTGCTGCACCTCTTAACTACCGACACTGACCTTCCTGGGAATAAGCATGTGTGGCATATTGATGCCAACTGCTGTCGAACGTATCTAATGATACTGAACTGGAACATTACTGTAATATTTGGGCTTCTATGCACTATGGCCCAAAAAGAATTATGGCCGTCTGTGTTGCTACGGCTCACAGCTCACAGTTTTTTGTCTATTTTTTATTCCTCTTGTTCTGTTATTTGTTGTGCTATCTGGTATCGGCCAGAGgcggatgggttccccttttgagtcttggctccTCTCAATCTGAGGAAGTTTCTCCTCGCCATTGTTGCCCTTGGATTGCTCAAAAAAGAGGCTCGGACTCGGATCACTGTAAAGTTGCTTTgggaaaatgtcaaaaatgaagttttattgaatattttgtGGATCTTATGCATCTTTTGTGATTCATCCAAATTCTCCAAACGAATAGTAGAATAGATCAGTGAGAAAAATACAGCATGCATCACTTGCTAGTAAATATAATGTTTTAGATGATTTGATTTCATGAACATAAATTGCAATGTTGTCACTGTAGAGACATTTGAGTGTGTTCCAGTAGTGTGGAAAAATGAGCCACAACTCCAGTTCTCCAGACTGAGCTCAAACCCAAAGTTACCCCCAATAACACTGTGAACATGCCATTCATCTGATTCTTAATGAGTTGGCAATGGGGTCGTGGGAGGATTGCATAACAGACATGTGGGTGGATCCTGTCTTTTCTCCAAACACTGCACCAATCACCCTGGTTTGTATAGTAATTGCAGTCGAAAAAAGTCTTAGTCCGGGCCCAAATGAACCCTGGAGCAGTTTGTTTGTGGTAAGACCATGATCTGACCTTGAGCTGACTCAGATATCAGGTGTGCTCCGCAAGTTTGAGCTAAACAGCTCCTGTGGCCAGGTATATACCAGTCTGCTACCTGGCTGGTATGATGCCCAGATAATTACCACAGCTAAGAATAAACGCCAGCTCTGccgttgctccatgttaaactgcacagaaatgtgTACCGGTCCAGAATATAGAGTGGATCAcctacacaaaacacacacaggaagtgattagactgcagtgttgtaaaggagctgggagctgattggtcagggagtagagtcagactggattatgagatattaaacactataaaacagtcattttaagactaaactaaatcaatcagtccagaatgccTCATTATTAAGAAATAAAGGAATTTTACTGAACGGATtattcagcagctcatctgatctaaactgtgtggctgtgttATTGACATAGGGcatgtgtgcgcatgtgtgtaaCCTTCCATAAATCCACCTCAAGCTGCTAGGATCTTGCAAAGCCCTAGCATGAGCCAACTCTGGCGCAACACCACTGATTCTCCccctttatataaaaaaaaaaaaactggcagtTCGCAGTTGGCATCAGAAATAAACAGTGCTGATTGCTCCCGGGAGCCCCTCGGACAGTCTCTTGTTACTAAGCATGCTTACTGAAAGGGTTCGCCTGTCATTATAGACGGGGACGTTAGAAGCTGGAATGCTTGTcgccagcagagagagagagagagagagagagagagagactccccAGGATGGGATCTGCACTGAATGAAGACTGAAGTGAAGGCCACAACGCTAAACAAAGGGGCTGAAAAGAAGCAGGCATGGCAGCTGATGGATTTTACGCAATCTGGCAACCTGACACCTTATTCAACAGGAATGTGTGGCTTTGGGTGGGCGGCAGCTTCAGTGAACTCTTCAGCTAAATTCAAATAACGACCTAAGAGTTCATCCACACTGTCTCGGTGCATTACCGCGTATCACCAGTGGCTCTGAAACTCCAAAGACTTGTTATTTTGGAACAGCAAAGTTTTTAATAGAAATCACAAAGCAGAAAtaaaacactgactgacagcCGTCTATCACTGGCGAAATGTGTTgatgttaccatggcaacgcacACAGCCTTGAGATAGAGAGAGTTGCGTTATTTTCTTAAGGCCCAGCTTTTTACCTTGAACCGTGGTTGTAATTTCccagatctttagggtttactgaggttATGATATCTGGAACCCTAGCATGAGCCAACTCTGGTGCAACAGCACTGATCCTCCCCCTTTACATGAAAAAACACTGAGGTTATGATATCTGGAACCCTAGCATGAGCCAACTTTGGTGCAAGACCACTGATTCACCCCCTTTACATTAACAATATTGAGGTTATGATATCTGGAACCCTAGCATGAGCCAACTCTGGCGCAACAGCACTGATTCTCCCCCTTTACATGAAAAAACACTGAGGTTATGATATCTGGAACCCTAGCATGAGCCAACTCCGGTGCAACAGCACTGATTCTCCCCCTTTACATGAAAAAACACTGAGGTTATGATATCTGGAACCCTAGCATGAGCCAACTCTGGTGCAACCAGCCCATATATAGGTACAAGCTCGAGCAGTGACCAGAGGAGCATCAGCCCCGCCAGCCCCTTCGACCCTTTCATTCAGCACTTGTCCTCTTCAGTGGCCACCACGTGCTGTGCTGGTAGGCCGGCATAGGCTCGCCAAGTTGGTCAGACTCGACGAGAGGGCAGAACCATGTTCCTCTTGCGATTGGTCAGAGGTATAACTACataaacctgacccacttttagaaccacccattccacgtggagaggagagcaatactggtgaaaaacagcagacatttattagacACTTATACTTGGTACATTTACACTGAGGGCCCTGAAGAGCCAGATTAactttatttaaaagaaaacgcaggttcccaggggctttaacgTTGTTTAAGAACTAGGGCTTTCGCACAACACTGGATAAAGGATAAGATCTtttgaggttcttcagtttgaaactgtggaggatcCTCTTGAGGtgccttgaggaaccttcataGAATCCCTGAAGAAAACGGGTATGATAGCTGTAACGTGATACATGGACACATACAAAATCCACAGCAATGATAGCCTGGCTGCCTCTTTTAACAGCcagtcataaaaaataaaatatcttaCCTGTTTAGCAAGCAAAAAAGCCAACTGAGCATCATTTTGGAGCTCTCAATTCCTTCCTGATTTTAACAAGTACTCTGTTGAGCTCTCTTTAGTTCCAATTCAAAAATTTGGTTTGACAGTGGGTGAATGAGCAGCTGAAGACGTGAGTTTGCCGTTCTGATCCCTCCATTTTCATAATAGCTCTCTCAGTAGCCATTCTGTTTGTATCAGCTCCATTAGCAGCATTGCTGGCTAACAGTGCCGGACCCTCTTTCAGATGTTGTCCATGTGACGCAAATGCGTAAAAACATGTAACATGGTCAGAAAACCCCCAGCGGAAACCTACCAGACCGCTCTGTTTTTATAATGAATATATTAGACATTGCTGGGACTGGTCGCACAGCACACTGATactatttattactattttctGTCCTCTTGCTGCTCAAGAATACTACTGCTTTTAATATCAACACATCAACAAATCTTAAGGACTGCCACTTTAACTCAGCcaaaccttcctgcaggttcttggcagtcatataGGGGTTTGGATTCGGTCTTCCAAAaacttttcttggtcttccaaatATCATCTTGACCTTTGCAGTTGCCCCGAACGGTCTTTTCTTAATAACCATTTTTCGTGGAAAATCTGAAGCTGAAAACTCTCTTTTTATTGCTTTCCCTTGCCTTGTGAACATcgattatttttgttttcagatCTTCAGACAGTTGCTCGGAAGAGCCCATGGTTGATGAGTGTTAGCACAAGGTTTAAAGAGTGGTTTATTTAtgagtatttataaagcctAGAAATTGGAGTCAactgacagttcctaattacTGCTGGTGGCATGCCTCAGGCCTGGTTTGCTAATCAAGGTCCTTatctaaaaaaaagtttttcaaACTTTTGCTCAGGCCACATTGatgattttgatttttttaaaaattttgTTGTATGTTTTGAAAGACAGAGGAACTGTGCATTACGGATTTGCATCAGATTTGATTAGCTGCAGAGGCTGTGCTTACTAATGCTCAACTACTTCTTAGGCCAGATGTTACTTGGGTGATGGGCCGTTTTCAGCACAGCAGGGACAATTAGCTAGCTGAAATGTTCACCCTCTTCATTAATGAGTAGACTATAATGGACAGGAACGCTCTCTCGAGACTGGTGTAATTCATATCTGACAAGATAGATGCTGTTATTAAAGGAACAGATCAACCATACATGGAAATGTTGCTCATAATGAATGGAAGCTAGTAGTCTGCAATTAGCACGATGCCATCTGAGTAATGCTAATTGGTGACCATTTGCGGTCATTAGTTGTTAGCAGGATTAGCATGAGTGACTGAACCAGGGGCGTCACTGGACCCAATGTATTGGGAACGTGGCCCAGTAAAATGTTGCTGTGCCCGGCTACAATCATGGTGGTAAAAGTCAATTTTATCCAGGATGCTGTgcagaactacaggacacgCCATGCAAATCCCCAGCATCCTTCCAAAAGCTTGAACAGTTAGCGCTTTCAGGCAGAGCCAGTGAATTTCCATAGTAATGgacattcttaaaaaaaaaaaaaaaaagcgcaaAAGAGTTAATGGTAGCTCATAGTTATGTATGCTTTGGTTATAGCCATGTTAAACCgtataacaccccccccccccccaaaaaaaaaaacaactgtacCACTGGagcaaatgcatttattaaactTCCAAATTTGTTATGTTAGCTAGACTTTATTCATGCTAGCTAGTAACAGATGCATTGATGATGTAAGCttgcaaaataattaataataattcatgcatgtgtgtggcagtaatattactaacacactaacactattattattagcagtagtattagtagtagctgTGCCCCTCTAAATTCTGTGTAGTCTAGAAAAAGCTCCTGGACTGAACTATTACTTTAAGGCAGGGGGGTGAAGTATTAGAGGACTGGTGAGCTTACATTAACACTCATAAAATCTCAGGAGAATGTTGGATCACGGGGGTCAAGCTACCAGGAGGCCCCTCAGAGTTTTTACCAACTTTGTTAGGGTAAGAACTACAGACTATGCAAAAGGCCTTC
This portion of the Salminus brasiliensis chromosome 9, fSalBra1.hap2, whole genome shotgun sequence genome encodes:
- the nmnat3 gene encoding nicotinamide/nicotinic acid mononucleotide adenylyltransferase 3 produces the protein MAGRIPLILLACGSFNPITHQHMRLFELARDHMHQTGLYQVVGGIVSPVSDGYSKQGLVSSKHRLAMARLALQSSDWVAVDDWESQQADWTETVVTMRYHHSCIVQQRWPSTKTTPPEQPPASGPPQLKLLCGADFLETFKVPGLWRDEHIEEVVGRFGLVCVSRGGLQPEGAVHESDLLHKHRHNVFLVREWIRNEISATEVRRALRRGLSVKYLVPDAVIDYIREHKLYTQASELKNKDVKLRPFTKQTVLD